The proteins below are encoded in one region of bacterium:
- a CDS encoding dipeptidase, producing the protein MTPRQQDGPPIFDGHNDTVLSMVKTGRSFFERSESGHIDLPRAREGNLGGGFFAVYIPDPAPPAEDVRSKSSTLESSMNRYADERTWPEPMSLEYAEAQAVDLLGRLLHIASASDGRVAVVGTAAELQACLDRGTFAMLLHFEGAEPLDPDGRALETFYAAGIRSVGLTHSRRNRYATGVPFKFPSSPDTGPGLTDLGRALVRQLNARRVMIDLSHINEKGFWDVAKISTAPLVCTHSNAHALSASARNLTDKQMDAIRDSGGIAGLNFHVGFLSETGERSTDVPIARMVDHVEYMAERMGIDHVGLGSDFDGATMPAELKDAAGLPRLTAALRARGHTDADLAKLAHGNWVRVLRQTWGA; encoded by the coding sequence ATGACCCCCCGCCAGCAGGACGGTCCGCCGATCTTCGACGGGCACAACGATACGGTGCTCAGCATGGTCAAGACGGGCCGGTCGTTCTTCGAGCGGTCGGAGAGCGGCCACATCGATCTGCCCCGCGCCCGCGAGGGCAACCTCGGCGGCGGCTTCTTTGCCGTGTACATTCCGGATCCGGCCCCGCCGGCGGAGGACGTTCGGTCCAAGTCGTCCACCCTCGAGTCCTCGATGAACCGCTACGCGGACGAGCGCACGTGGCCGGAGCCGATGTCGCTCGAGTACGCGGAGGCGCAGGCCGTCGACCTGCTCGGCCGCCTGCTGCATATCGCGAGCGCCTCCGACGGGCGGGTGGCTGTGGTGGGGACCGCCGCGGAGCTCCAGGCGTGTCTCGACCGGGGCACTTTCGCGATGCTGCTGCACTTCGAGGGGGCGGAGCCGCTCGATCCGGACGGCCGCGCGCTCGAGACGTTCTACGCCGCCGGAATCCGCTCGGTCGGCCTGACCCACAGCCGGCGCAACCGGTACGCGACCGGCGTGCCGTTCAAGTTCCCGAGCAGCCCGGACACCGGGCCGGGCCTCACGGACCTCGGCCGCGCGCTCGTCCGCCAGCTCAACGCGCGGCGGGTGATGATCGATCTCTCGCACATCAACGAGAAGGGGTTCTGGGACGTCGCGAAGATTTCGACCGCGCCGCTCGTCTGCACGCACTCGAACGCGCACGCGCTGTCGGCGAGCGCGCGCAACCTCACCGACAAGCAGATGGACGCGATCAGGGACTCCGGCGGTATCGCCGGCCTCAACTTCCACGTCGGCTTCCTGAGCGAGACCGGCGAGCGCTCGACCGACGTGCCGATCGCACGGATGGTCGATCACGTCGAGTACATGGCCGAGCGGATGGGTATCGACCACGTCGGGCTCGGCTCTGACTTCGACGGCGCGACGATGCCGGCCGAGTTGAAGGACGCCGCGGGGCTGCCGCGTCTCACGGCGGCGCTCCGGGCGCGCGGACACACCGACGCCGATCTCGCCAAGCTCGCGCACGGCAACTGGGTGCGCGTGCTGCGGCAGACCTGGGGCGCATGA
- a CDS encoding sulfurtransferase: MTLAKRRNLADVQWVARHLDDPAVVIVDCRFDLAKPEAGRAAYAEAHIPGAAYLDLDRDLTGPRQVHGGRHPLPDWDTFCRTLGGLGIDGTVTVVAYDTPQTAATPAARLWWMLRFLGHDRVHVLDGGWPAWIAAREPVSSELPRRAPRRFAPRPRPEMAVDVEGVRRLVAEGGAAIVDSRAPERYRGEVEPLDPVAGRVPGAINLPWVQVLDEQGRLRPRAALAERFDGLRGREAVVYCGSGVTACENLLAMDEAGIEDARLYPGSWSDWCSYPENPAARGAGEKERNG, from the coding sequence ATGACTCTGGCCAAGCGTCGCAATCTCGCCGACGTCCAATGGGTCGCCCGGCACCTCGACGACCCGGCCGTCGTCATCGTCGACTGCCGGTTCGATCTGGCGAAGCCCGAGGCCGGCCGCGCGGCTTATGCCGAGGCCCACATCCCGGGCGCGGCCTATCTCGATCTGGATCGGGATCTCACCGGGCCGCGACAGGTCCACGGGGGCCGGCACCCGCTGCCGGACTGGGACACGTTCTGCCGCACGCTCGGCGGACTCGGCATCGACGGGACTGTGACGGTCGTCGCCTACGACACGCCGCAGACCGCGGCGACGCCCGCCGCCCGGCTGTGGTGGATGCTGCGCTTCCTCGGACACGACCGGGTGCACGTACTCGACGGCGGATGGCCCGCGTGGATCGCGGCCCGCGAGCCCGTGAGCTCGGAACTGCCGCGGCGCGCCCCCCGGCGGTTCGCCCCCCGTCCGAGACCGGAGATGGCGGTGGACGTCGAGGGCGTACGCCGCCTCGTGGCGGAGGGCGGTGCCGCCATCGTCGACTCGCGCGCGCCGGAGCGCTACCGCGGTGAGGTCGAGCCGTTGGACCCCGTCGCGGGCCGCGTGCCGGGCGCCATCAACCTGCCGTGGGTGCAGGTGCTCGATGAGCAGGGCCGGCTCAGGCCGCGGGCCGCCCTGGCCGAGCGATTCGACGGGCTCCGCGGTCGGGAAGCCGTGGTGTACTGCGGCTCGGGCGTGACGGCGTGCGAGAATCTACTGGCGATGGACGAAGCCGGGATCGAAGACGCGCGCTTGTACCCCGGCAGCTGGAGCGACTGGTGCTCGTATCCCGAGAATCCCGCGGCGCGCGGCGCCGGCGAGAAGGAGCGGAACGGATGA
- a CDS encoding dihydrodipicolinate synthase family protein, with the protein MPADARAESGSPGWHGIFPYLVSPVDPGGRVRTGVLARLTEHLIARGVHGLSPLGSTGEFPYLTTAQRVEVVRAVAEAARGRVPVVPGVAAYSTHDAVEQIRLVRGAGADGVILILQTYFALARESVMSFFETVAEAAACPICIYTNPRLLGFDLTPDQVVALSRTPNIRYVKDASGETGRILTILNRTEGRIGVFSASAHVPLLVFRLGGVGWMAGPACLVPEACVRLYDLARNGRWEDAERLQRRLWPVNEVFQRHGLAACVKAGLRLQGLDAGDPIAPQRPLSGAAVEEIRVALAGAGS; encoded by the coding sequence ATGCCGGCCGACGCGCGCGCGGAATCCGGATCGCCCGGGTGGCACGGTATTTTCCCCTACCTCGTCTCGCCGGTGGATCCGGGCGGGCGGGTGCGCACCGGGGTGCTCGCGCGCCTCACCGAGCACCTCATCGCCCGCGGCGTGCACGGTCTCAGCCCGCTCGGCAGCACGGGAGAGTTTCCGTACCTCACGACCGCGCAGCGCGTGGAGGTGGTGCGCGCCGTGGCGGAAGCCGCGCGCGGCCGGGTGCCGGTCGTACCGGGCGTCGCCGCCTACAGCACCCACGACGCGGTGGAGCAGATCCGGCTCGTCCGCGGCGCGGGCGCGGACGGCGTGATCCTGATTCTGCAGACCTATTTCGCGCTGGCACGCGAGAGCGTGATGTCGTTCTTCGAGACGGTGGCGGAGGCGGCAGCCTGTCCGATCTGTATCTACACCAATCCGCGCCTCTTGGGGTTCGACCTCACCCCGGATCAGGTCGTCGCACTGTCGCGGACCCCGAACATCCGCTACGTCAAAGACGCCTCCGGAGAGACGGGGCGGATCCTGACGATCCTGAACCGGACGGAGGGCCGGATCGGCGTCTTCAGCGCGTCCGCGCACGTGCCGCTGCTGGTGTTTCGCCTCGGCGGCGTCGGGTGGATGGCGGGTCCCGCCTGTCTGGTGCCGGAAGCGTGCGTCCGGCTCTACGACCTCGCCCGGAACGGGCGGTGGGAGGACGCGGAGCGCCTGCAGCGGCGGCTGTGGCCGGTCAACGAGGTCTTCCAGCGGCACGGCCTCGCCGCGTGCGTGAAAGCGGGGCTGCGGCTCCAAGGGCTGGACGCGGGCGACCCCATCGCGCCGCAGCGTCCGCTCTCCGGCGCGGCGGTCGAAGAAATCCGTGTAGCGCTCGCGGGCGCCGGGAGCTGA
- a CDS encoding tautomerase family protein, producing MPFVRVTLFEGRSLEKKRRIAEAITEALITIGGTTREACDVVFEDVKKEDWIKGGAPEFSVSAAKR from the coding sequence ATGCCGTTTGTCCGCGTGACCCTGTTCGAAGGCCGCTCGCTCGAGAAGAAGCGTCGAATCGCCGAGGCCATCACCGAGGCGCTCATCACCATCGGCGGAACGACGCGGGAGGCGTGCGACGTGGTCTTCGAAGACGTCAAGAAGGAGGACTGGATCAAAGGGGGTGCGCCGGAGTTCTCGGTGAGTGCCGCCAAACGGTAG